The following is a genomic window from Streptomyces sp. NBC_01381.
GCAGCGCGACGACGACGATGGCGCCGGTGATGTACGCGTTGCGCTGCGCGTTGTCGGCGATGTCCGACGCCTCGCTCACGGCCTTGTCGGCGAGGTCGGACTCGATGTCGCGGTACGCGTCGAACTTGGCGGTGGTGGTGGCCCACCAGGCCTCGGCGGTGATGCCCTTCCCGGCGAGCGCGAGGCGGGCGCTGGGCTGCGTGGTCTGCAGACCCGCGATGCCCGCGACCATCTTCTCGGGGGCCGGCGGCGGGACGAAGGTCTCGCCCTTGGCCTTCGCGGCGGCGGCGGCCTGCTTGGCCTGCCTCTCGCCGTCGGCCTGCAGCTGCTTCTTGGCGGCTTCCAGCTTGGCGAGGTCCTCGGGGGTGCCGCCGCCCTTGTACTCCTCGATGGCGATGCCCTCGAGGTAGGCGTACGAGGCGAGCGAGGTGCGCTGCGTGGCGAAGGACGAAGCGGTCGGGCCGGGCTTGACCAGCAGGTGCGTACCGATGGAGCGCTCGAGGGAGAGCGCGGCCTTGGTCAGCGAGATGGCGTAGACGGTGCGGCCGTAGCTGGTGATGTTTCCGGTGCCGAGGCCCAGCTCGTTGGCGAACTCCATCAGCGGGTGCTGGATCGCGACGTAACCCTCTTCGGTCTTCGAACCGGAGAGCTTGGAGGTGTACGCGGCCTGGCGCAGTGCCTGCAGACCCGGCTCCACCTTGTGGAAGCCGTCGAGGCGGCGCTTGAGGCCTTCCTTGTCGGGCATGTTCTCGGCGGCGGCGTCGAACTCGGCCTTGGCGGCGTCGGTGGCCTTGCGGGCGCTGACGACGGCGGGGTCGTTCTTCTTGCCGCGCAGCAGCGGTGCCGCGGAGATGTCGCGCTCTTCGATGATGCGGTTGCCGTAGTCCAGCGAGGCCCGCACCAGGATGGCGGTGTTCTCGGCGTCCTGGGCCTCGCTCCAGGTGTCGATCGAGGCCTTGACCTGGAAGCCGCCCATGACCAGACCGACGAGCACGGGTATGAGGAGGATCGCGTTCAGGCGGGTCGGCACGCGCCAGTTGCGCGGGGACATTCTGCCGCCGGAGGGGGCCGGCGGTTCATGGCCCTGCACATCTGTGGGGGACGCCGCTGCGCGCGGCGGCGGGGTGAAGTTGCCCCGCGTGTCCCGCGTCTGCGGCGGTGCGGGGCTCGTCTTGCTTCGCCTCACTCGACCAACAACCTCTCGGCGGCGGGGCCCGAATCGGCTCCGCTGTCGTCTCCAAGGCCCGTGCTACTGGGCAGTTCAGCGCATTCCAGCACGTCAGGGGGTCCTCTTCCAAACAGTGGGAAGCGGAAGTTCCGAGTGGTGTAAGCCTCAGATAAAACGGTCAAAAAGAGCGAGCCCCGCCAAAAGGCGGGGCTCTTGTGAGCGCAGCGACACCAGATGACCGCGACGCGTGGCGGCGCCCGGCGAATTCTCTGTCGAAACGTTATGAACAGAGCGGTCAGTGGTGTCAAAAGACACAGACCGCTCTGTTGAATCTACGGCAACTGCCGTACTCCCTCGTCTACTTGAGTCGTGCCATAAGTGCGTGCTCGACCAGTGTGATCAGGCCGCTCTTTGCGTCCGCACGGTGTCGCGCATCGGTCGTGATGATGGGCGTCGCGGGGCCGATCTGCAGGGCTTCTCGCACTTCATCGGGGGTGTAGGGCTGATGTCCGTCGAAGCCGTTGAGGGCGATGACGAACGGCAGGCCACTGTTCTCGAAGTAGTCGACGGCCGGAAAGCAGTCGGCGAGACGGCGGGTGTCGACAAGCACGACGGCGCCGATGGCACCCCGTACGAGGTCGTCCCACATGAACCAGAAGCGGTCCTGACCGGGCGTACCGAAGAGGTACAGGATCAGGTCCTGGTCCAGGGTGATGCGGCCGAAGTCCATGGCCACCGTGGTGGTGGTCTTGTCTCCGGTGTGGGTGAGGTCGTCG
Proteins encoded in this region:
- a CDS encoding ATP/GTP-binding protein, translated to MDFASSSSGATARSTTSAKIVVAGGFGVGKTTFVGAVSEINPLRTEAVMTSASAGIDDLTHTGDKTTTTVAMDFGRITLDQDLILYLFGTPGQDRFWFMWDDLVRGAIGAVVLVDTRRLADCFPAVDYFENSGLPFVIALNGFDGHQPYTPDEVREALQIGPATPIITTDARHRADAKSGLITLVEHALMARLK